The region CTGAACGGAATGGCGCATGCCTGCGGTTGGTGACGGCGCGTACGGTTGCCTCGCGTTAGCCTCTATGGCGGTCACGGCCCTCCTGATGACGTCGGGCCTGAGTTCCGCCTTGAACACCTCCGGGAGAGACGCCTCACCGGACACCTTTCCCTCGAGGTCGTACACATTGAGCTTCCCTGGAGTGTGTTTTGGCTTCTCTTCCTCTGCCTTTATCTTCTTTGCTTTCTTCTCCGCCATGAGCTCACACTCCCTGTTTTGATTCAAGAGATACGAATGTAACTTGCGGTGGTTCCGAGAGCTTCACGCCGATGGCCCGGACCGGCTCCCTCAGGCGGACCATCCTCTTCGACGGTCCCGGCACGGACCCGTGCAGTATGACGTAGCTGTTCCTCACGGTCCCGTAGTGCAAGAACCCGCCCTTCGGGGTGACCTCCTCGCCGTTCTCGCCGATCTTGAGGACGCGCTTGTTCAGCTCGGTCCTCTGGTGGAAACCTATCTGGCCGCCCTGCGGGACGGTCGGCCTGACGTAGTTCGGCCTCTTGGTCCCGAGGGTACCCACTAGCCTCCTGTGCTTGCTGTTCTTGTGCATCAGGAGCTTCGTGCCCCACCTCTTGGTCGTGCCCTGCCACCCCTTTCCCTTGGTGATGGAGGCGACATCGACCATCTCTCCTTCCTTGATGAAATCTTTGATCGTCACAGCCTTGCCCAGGACGCCCTTGGCGTATGATAGCCGGTCGGCCATCTTTGCGCCACCGATCCTGATCTCCATGAGCTCAGGCCTCTTCTTCGGCAGGCCACTGATGAGCACCGGCTGAGTGTACACGAGCGCGCGGACATCGTCGTACTCCAGCTTCTCCGCGGTTGCCCAGCCTGCCTTCTCATCGTACTCCTTCGGTATCGGCAGCCTGCGTGCGAGCTCCTTGTCCAGGTTCTTCGCCC is a window of Candidatus Thermoplasmatota archaeon DNA encoding:
- a CDS encoding 50S ribosomal protein L3; this translates as MPQTRRPRKGSMGYSPRKRARSITARISQWPEGADGAKLQGFAGYKAGMTHAFIVDFRPRSTTAGQEVQVPVTVLEVPPVKVCAVRFYQDTAYGRKAIGEVWAKNLDKELARRLPIPKEYDEKAGWATAEKLEYDDVRALVYTQPVLISGLPKKRPELMEIRIGGAKMADRLSYAKGVLGKAVTIKDFIKEGEMVDVASITKGKGWQGTTKRWGTKLLMHKNSKHRRLVGTLGTKRPNYVRPTVPQGGQIGFHQRTELNKRVLKIGENGEEVTPKGGFLHYGTVRNSYVILHGSVPGPSKRMVRLREPVRAIGVKLSEPPQVTFVSLESKQGV